Proteins co-encoded in one Halorussus lipolyticus genomic window:
- the mobA gene encoding molybdenum cofactor guanylyltransferase, with amino-acid sequence MTRDFETEERRTDELTGVVLAGGYSRRFGDEDKALADLGGRPLLGRVVARLAEVADRVVVNCRADQRRRFERALAPESAAVSASVGFAEDPVPDRGPLFGFRTALAEVETEACALAACDAPFLDPRLVADLAGRLVEDETAQAVALRTGGRPHPTQAVYRTAPAESACESLIDAGESRLSALLDRLATRPVSAEEVAGNPARSVFDVDTSADRERAEAMLDPNSAIGLGELVAPR; translated from the coding sequence ATGACGCGGGATTTCGAGACCGAGGAGCGACGCACCGACGAGCTAACCGGCGTGGTCCTCGCGGGCGGGTACTCCCGGCGATTCGGCGACGAGGACAAGGCGCTGGCCGACCTCGGTGGCCGACCCCTCCTCGGGCGGGTCGTCGCCCGACTCGCCGAGGTCGCCGACAGAGTGGTGGTCAACTGCCGGGCCGACCAGCGCCGTCGATTCGAGCGCGCGCTCGCCCCGGAGTCCGCCGCCGTCTCGGCCTCGGTCGGGTTCGCCGAGGACCCGGTTCCGGACCGCGGGCCACTGTTCGGCTTCCGGACCGCGCTCGCCGAGGTCGAGACCGAGGCCTGCGCGCTCGCGGCGTGTGACGCGCCGTTTCTGGACCCGCGGCTGGTCGCGGACCTCGCCGGGCGACTCGTCGAGGACGAAACCGCCCAAGCAGTCGCGCTCCGGACCGGCGGTCGCCCGCACCCCACGCAGGCAGTCTATCGGACCGCCCCGGCGGAATCGGCCTGTGAGAGTCTCATCGACGCCGGGGAAAGTCGGCTCTCGGCCCTCCTCGACCGTCTCGCCACCCGACCGGTCTCGGCCGAGGAGGTCGCCGGGAACCCCGCCCGGAGCGTCTTCGACGTGGACACGTCCGCGGACCGCGAGCGGGCCGAAGCGATGCTCGACCCGAACTCTGCTATCGGTCTCGGAGAACTCGTCGCGCCGCGGTAG
- the hemG gene encoding protoporphyrinogen oxidase encodes MSVGIVGGGITGLAIHHYLRESGVESVVFEADDEPGGVIRSEEVERRVLDFGPQRTRLTPSIRALVESLGLAGEMREAADPPLYVYRDGKLRRVPQTPQEAVTTDLLSWRGKARALLEPLTDPAKEGETVEEFLTRKFGREVARYYFGPLYAGIYGSHPGEMPMAHSLSKALDGAGIEGSVLASVVRKVLAGREAPPIVSFDAGLQRLPAALAEAHSESVRLGTPVRAIRRDGDGFTVETDAGETRVDELVVTTPADVTADLLSGVASAETTTALRDLNYNPQAVVHLHAEADLTGAGYQVQYDEDFRTLGVTWNASLLGRNGVYTCYLGGSKNPEAVEWSDEELASVAVSEFEEVTGASARPLSVHHLRRGMPAYDRSWSALDRVSTPEGVRLCTNYTARAGIPGRIREARTVAEELRERGSAPIEEVVPESG; translated from the coding sequence ATGAGCGTCGGCATCGTCGGTGGCGGGATTACGGGATTGGCGATACACCACTACCTCCGGGAGTCGGGCGTCGAGAGCGTCGTCTTCGAGGCCGACGACGAACCCGGCGGGGTCATCCGGAGCGAGGAGGTCGAGAGGCGGGTCCTCGATTTCGGCCCTCAGCGAACTCGGCTCACGCCGAGCATCCGGGCGCTGGTCGAATCGCTGGGACTGGCGGGCGAGATGCGCGAGGCCGCCGACCCGCCGCTGTACGTCTACCGCGACGGGAAACTCCGCCGAGTGCCACAGACCCCGCAAGAGGCCGTGACGACCGACCTGCTGTCGTGGCGCGGGAAGGCGCGGGCCTTGCTCGAACCCCTGACCGACCCCGCGAAGGAGGGCGAGACGGTCGAGGAGTTCCTGACCCGGAAGTTCGGCCGAGAGGTCGCGCGCTACTACTTCGGCCCGCTCTACGCCGGGATTTACGGCTCGCACCCCGGCGAGATGCCGATGGCCCACTCGCTGTCGAAGGCCCTCGACGGGGCCGGAATCGAGGGGAGCGTGCTGGCCTCGGTGGTCCGGAAGGTGCTGGCGGGCCGGGAGGCCCCGCCAATCGTCTCGTTCGACGCGGGGCTACAGCGGTTGCCCGCGGCGCTCGCTGAGGCCCACAGCGAGAGCGTCCGTCTCGGGACGCCGGTTCGGGCGATTCGACGCGACGGCGACGGGTTCACCGTCGAAACCGACGCCGGCGAGACTCGCGTGGACGAACTCGTCGTGACCACCCCGGCGGACGTAACCGCCGACCTGCTCTCGGGCGTCGCGTCCGCGGAGACCACGACTGCACTCCGGGACCTGAACTACAACCCGCAGGCGGTGGTCCACCTCCACGCTGAGGCGGACCTGACCGGCGCGGGGTATCAGGTCCAGTACGACGAGGACTTCCGAACGCTCGGCGTGACGTGGAACGCGAGTCTCCTCGGCAGGAACGGCGTCTACACCTGCTACCTCGGCGGGTCCAAGAACCCCGAGGCGGTCGAGTGGAGCGACGAAGAATTAGCGTCGGTTGCTGTCTCGGAGTTCGAGGAGGTCACGGGCGCGTCGGCCCGCCCGCTGTCGGTCCACCACCTCCGGCGCGGGATGCCCGCCTACGACCGGAGTTGGTCTGCGCTGGACCGGGTTTCGACCCCTGAGGGGGTTCGACTCTGTACGAACTACACGGCGCGGGCCGGGATTCCGGGCCGGATTCGGGAGGCGAGGACGGTTGCCGAGGAGTTGAGGGAGCGAGGGTCAGCGCCAATAGAGGAAGTGGTTCCAGAATCGGGATAA